A window of Arcobacter sp. CECT 8983 contains these coding sequences:
- the moaC gene encoding cyclic pyranopterin monophosphate synthase MoaC, producing MELTHLDENDRPKMVDVSSKNETKRIAVASGIITMSKEAYEAIINNTGKKGPVLQTAVVAAIMGTKKTSDLIPMCHPLLLTGINCDIDELPELPGFKLTVSAKLNGQTGVEMEALTGVSVGLLTIYDMVKAIDKSMVISKVQLESKSGGKSGDFTR from the coding sequence TTGGAATTAACACACCTAGATGAAAATGATAGACCTAAAATGGTTGATGTTTCATCAAAGAATGAAACAAAAAGAATTGCAGTAGCTTCTGGAATTATAACTATGAGCAAAGAAGCATATGAAGCAATTATTAATAATACTGGTAAAAAGGGTCCTGTTCTTCAAACTGCTGTAGTTGCGGCAATCATGGGAACTAAAAAAACAAGTGATTTAATACCAATGTGTCATCCTTTATTATTAACTGGAATAAATTGTGATATTGATGAATTACCAGAACTTCCAGGTTTTAAATTAACTGTTAGTGCAAAGTTAAATGGACAAACAGGTGTTGAAATGGAAGCTCTAACTGGTGTATCTGTTGGATTATTGACTATTTACGATATGGTAAAAGCAATTGATAAATCAATGGTTATTTCAAAAGTTCAATTAGAGTCAAAAAGTGGTGGTAAAAGTGGAGATTTTACAAGATGA